Proteins from one Salarias fasciatus chromosome 14, fSalaFa1.1, whole genome shotgun sequence genomic window:
- the LOC115400063 gene encoding zinc finger protein 239-like, translating into MRTHTGEKPYSCETCGKSFSAQGSLSVHMRIHTGEKPYSCETCGKSFSAQGSLSVHMRTHTGEKPYSCETCGKSFRQQSALSNHMRTHTGQKPYSCETCGKSFSQQGSWSVHMRTHTGQRPYSCETCGKSFSRNSSLLSHRVTHTGEKPFSCETCGKSFSQPSSLLVHMRIHTGERPYSCETCGNSFSQKSSLLGHMRIHTGEKLFSCETCGMRFTHCSSLPHHLKSHKSMNP; encoded by the exons atgaggactcacacaggtgagaagccgtattcttgtgaaacatgtggaaaaagttttagTGCACAGGGTTCTTTATCGGTCCACATgaggattcacacaggtgagaagccgtattcttgtgaaacatgtggaaaaagttttagTGCACAGGGTTCTTTATCggtccacatgaggactcacacaggtgagaagccgtattcttgtgaaacatgtggaaaaagtttcagacAGCAGAGTGCTTTATCAaaccacatgaggactcacacaggtcagaagccgtattcttgtgaaacatgtggaaaaagtttcagtcaacagggTTCTTGGtcggtccacatgagaactcacacaggtcagagaccgtattcttgtgaaacatgtggaaaaagtttcagtcgaaaTAGTTCTTTGTTGAGCCACAGGgtgactcacacaggtgagaagccattttcctgtgaaacatgtggaaaaagtttcagtcaaccgAGTTCTTTATTGGTTCACATGAGgatccacacag GCGAGAgaccatattcttgtgaaacatgtggaaataGTTTCAGTCAGAAAAGTTCTTTGTTGGGCCACATgaggattcacacaggtgagaagctattttcttgtgaaacgtgtggaaTGAGATTTACTCATTGTAGTTCATTGCCGCACCACCTTAAAAGTCACAAATCGATGAATCCGTGA